One region of Wyeomyia smithii strain HCP4-BCI-WySm-NY-G18 chromosome 3, ASM2978416v1, whole genome shotgun sequence genomic DNA includes:
- the LOC129730341 gene encoding protein Gawky-like isoform X3, translated as MITNKSPTITVFRLRSDQKMLGCYIPIVLHRQLNGEKSLVKHATTIVWSCVPSEPRQITEATIPYANKSDYIYLTQSIGSSCDSREMLISIRFPLDDLDATRALFSHITELMRNTNTVTLKCDFNAYLNNVSISRNLALHACTTLNQGPVQVVNERQTIDETSSRRQSSYTKFDDLLVMVANERTLMKRAFFESPGWSLPRLRLCGGGEDSINNGTSAWGTPPGATNGTSAWGLANQQPPQAWAAAAANGGNTVNNNNQAATSQPQRQPSQPQDQNANKAPQQIPNVNNSSSNGGTPNAWNRNPSQPSGPNPNIANNNQQQAQSQQQQQPPQQQLVMGNNGTVATKSQLEMLSNMREALFSQDGWGYQHVNQDTNWEVPGSPEPGKMDTPNNNNATGGAAGGGQGQGQGGAGGGGAPNPAASGWKPCNQNNGTELWEANLRNGGAPPPPQPVQKAPWGPSTNIGGTWGEDDDSVEASVWNGSAAGANQPAAAPPAWGQNNPAMWPPGTAAGPNPVAVKKESDWSGVIGNSTGAAVNVPPAVAGWENRGGTAPAVNLSGPIGQSVPVEATREIRGDPRGISGRLNGNVGMWDQPNVQNLSAATKIVQGTLPAAVAGVNSQWNAQVPNKLPSSWDDPSSPMNTRPTLEENSGTIWNQGTLSRQNSNVSNWKDIPDNIIRNPIPRAPLAGGANLPLGPATRGVGLRGINSGIKTDNSLWGQNQGLPLNSSWDECSASGGWDDKSMSNNAPWNDFGQNTMWNKGKQTGGWPDPNDLIAGGSGADWTMNKPPNKMSPAEFIRSSKHYRMLCENGFKKEDVEYALRNTNMNFEESLDILQRHSAVGGLGDWRRPDEHPGTAFEAQFSSRFPAGPGTGMPFSQNQNLLNSLPGVGGANPNHAALKYLSQGPATAHSSFTQGPNPLAAAAVAGNQQNPQAQPSTQQLRMLVQQIQMAVHAGFLNHQILNQPLAPQTLLLLNQLLNHIRQMQHIQSNLARSGGATGVSTVQLTMQINKHKQQISQLQQQIAAQQAIYVKQQQQQQQQQQPHQPGGPHQPPGTPGSMNPGLGTADFLRQQELVSLQNNFADMGLNKDPVTPGVGFPPNATVNSNNPVNAGMTANTAGVTSQQSRLNQWKLPSIDKDGGVGGANDLTDFSRAPGTTAKPTLSTVSSNISSLGLQDGTWSSGRSNLADGWPDPSSAGVEPENKDWGTLVPEFEPGKPWKVKGAQMKIDEDPSITPGSVARSPLSISAVKEADLFGTGGKSSPTDTMGLTSSTWSFNPSQPGATAASTGSDLWGTTMGKTTRGPPPGLGASKNTAAAANGWTGGGSGTQRPGAGGNWSGGNNWGSSWLLLKNLTSQIDGATLRTLCMQHGPLQNLQLYLNHGLALCKYSSRDEANKAQQALNNCPLGSTTIGAECPSEAEVQTYLQQLGAPTGNIPIGIGNTGGGINSSGSVVPPSSSGSVTSVAQSWRQTPRGSGADTWGSGWPPSNTGGAGNLWAPLEGGAERGTPSNLNSFLPESLLGPELN; from the exons ATGATAACGAATAAAAGTCCTACCATCACAGTGTTCCGATTACGATCGGATCAAAAAATGCTCGGCTGCTACATTCCAATAGTGTTACACCGTCAATTAAACGGTGAAAAATCGTTGGTGAAGCATGCTACTACCATCGTTTGGAGCTGCGTTCCTTCCGAACCACGACAAATCACGGAAGCAACTATCCCTTACGCAAACAAGTCTGACTATATCTACTTGACACAATCAATTGGCAGCAGCTGCGACAGCAGAGAAATGCTGATCTCAATAAGATTTCCATTGGATGACTTGGACGCCACTCGGGCGCTCTTTAGCCATATTACTGAGTTGATGCGAAACACTAATACTGTGACTTTGAAATGTGATTTTAATGCTTACCTGAATAATGTTAGTATTAGTCGTAATCTAGCCCTACACGCATGCACTACTTTAAACCAAGGTCCGGTGCAAGTAGTCAACGAGCGCCAAACTATCGACGAGACATCCAGTCGTCGGCAGAGCTCGTATACGAAATTTGATGACCTGTTGGTGATGGTTGCTAATGAAAGAACGCTGATGAAGCGTGCCTTTTTTGAATCTCCAGGATGGTCACTGCCACGTTTGCGGTTGTGCGGGGGTGGAGAAGATTCTATCAATAATGGTACCAGTGCTTGGGGAACACCTCCCGGTGCTACAAACGGCACTAGTGCTTGGGGTTTAGCTAACCAACAACCACCACAGGCGTGGGCAGCGGCTGCGGCTAATGGCGGTAACACTGTAAACAACAATAATCAAGCGGCAACGAGTCAACCACAACGTCAACCATCACAACCGCAAGACCAGAACGCAAATAAAGCACCACAACAGATTCCCAATGTAAACAACAGCAGTAGCAACGGTGGCACCCCGAATGCCTGGAATCGTAATCCATCGCAACCATCTGGTCCCAATCCGAACATTGCCAACAATAATCAACAGCAAGCTCAATCGCAGCAGCAACAG CAACCTCCACAACAGCAACTGGTGATGGGAAACAATGGAACTGTTGCTACCAAAAGTCAGTTAGAAATGCTGAGCAACATGCGTGAGGCTTTGTTTAGTCAAGATGGCTGGGGCTATCAACATGTTAACCAGGACACTAATTGGGAAGTACCAGGATCGCCTGAGCCAGGAAAAATGGATACTCCCAATAATAATAATGCAACCGGTGGAGCGGCTGGAGGAGGACAAGGGCAAGGACAAGGTGGAGCAGGAGGTGGTGGTGCACCTAATCCTGCTGCTTCCGGGTGGAAACCATGTAATCAAAATAATGGCACAGAACTGTGGGAGGCTAATCTTCGTAATGGGGGCGCTCCACCGCCACCACAACCGGTTCAGAAAGCTCCATGGGGACCGTCCACCAATATCGGTGGAACTTGGGGTGAAGACGATGATTCTGTCGAAGCAAGTGTTTGGAATGGCAGTGCTGCCGGTGCAAATCAACCAGCTGCTGCGCCACCTGCTTGGGGTCAAAACAATCCCGCTATGTGGCCTCCGGGAACAGCAGCAGGTCCCAATCCAGTTGCTGTAAAGAAGGAGAGCGATTGGTCTGGAGTTATTGGTAATAGTACTGGGGCTGCGGTTAACGTCCCGCCGGCTGTTGCGGGTTGGGAAAATAGGGGAGGAACAGCACCTGCTGTGAATTTATCTGGTCCTATAGGGCAGTCAGTACCCGTCGAGGCAACCCGTGAAATTCGAGGAGATCCTCGAGGAATATCAGGACGGTTGAACGGCAATGTTGGTATGTGGGATCAGCCCAATGTCCAGAATCTTTCCGCCGCTACAAAAATTGTACAAGGCACACTTCCAGCAGCGGTTGCCGGAGTTAATAGTCAATGGAATGCACAGGTTCCAAACAAACTACCCAGTAGCTGGGATGATCCGTCGTCACCAATGAATACACGTCCGACACTAGAAGAAAATTCTGGCACAATTTGGAACCAGGGAACTCTATCTCGTCAAAATTCCAATGTTTCAAACTGGAAGGATATACCGGATAACATAATTCGAAACCCAATTCCGCGCGCTCCTCTTGCAGGAGGCGCCAATTTACCACTTGGACCAGCCACTAGAGGTGTTGGATTAAGAGGAATTAATTCTGGAATAAAAACGGATAATAGTTTGTGGGGTCAAAATCAAGGTCTACCGTTGAATAGTTCATGGGATGAATGTAGCGCTAGTGGTGGCTGGGACGATAAGAGCATGAGTAATAATGCCCCTTGGAATGATTTCGGACAAAATACTATGTGGAATAAAGGCAAGCAAACAGGAGGATGGCCGGATCCGAATGATTTAATTGCCGGAGGTTCTGGAGCCGATTGGACAATGAATAAGCCACCGAACAAAATGAGTCCAGCAGAGTTCATACGCAGTAGCAAACATTACCGCATGCTGTGTGAAAACGGTTTTAAGAAGGAGGATGTGGAGTATGCTCTGCGTAACACAAATATGAACTTTGAAGAATCTTTGGACATATTGCAGCGACATAGCGCTGTAGGCGGTTTGGGAGATTGGAGACGTCCTGACGAGCATCCGGGAACTGCTTTTGAAGCTCAGTTTTCAAGTAGATTTCCGGCAGGTCCTGGAACTGGAATGCCGTTTTCGCAG AACCAAAATTTGCTTAACAGCTTACCTGGGGTTGGCGGTGCCAACCCGAATCATGCGGCTTTGAAATATCTTTCTCAAGGTCCAGCAACAGCGCATTCATCTTTCACTCAAGGCCCAAATCCATTGGCAGCCGCAGCTGTTGCTGGCAATCAACAGAATCCGCAAGCACAACCTTCCACTCAACAACTGCGAATGCTCGTCCAGCAGATCCAAATGGCTGTTCATGCTGGGTTCCTCAATCATCAAATATTAAATCAACCGTTAGCTCCGCAAACTTTGTTATTGTTGAATCAGTTGCTCAACCATATTAGA CAAATGCAACACATTCAAAGTAACTTGGCTCGAAGCGGTGGGGCAACTGGTGTTAGCACCGTACAGCTGACAATGCAAATTAATAAACACAAGCAACAGATCTCGCAACTTCAGCAGCAAATTGCAGCACAGCAAGCTATTTATGTaaaacagcagcaacagcaacagcagcagcaacaaccacACCAGCCAGGCGGTCCTCACCAACCTCCTGGAACACCTGGATCGATGAATCCCGGTTTAGGAACGGCAGATTTTTTGCGCCAGCAGGAATTGGTGTCACTGCAAAATAACTTCGCGGATATGGGGCTTAATAAAGATCCTGTTACTCCAGGTGTTGGCTTTCCTCCAAATGCTACTGTTAATAGCAACAATCCAGTTAATGCCGGCATGACAGCCAACACCGCTGGTGTTACTAGTCAACAGTCTCGCTTGAATCAGTGGAAACTGCCATCGATCGATAAAGATGGAGGTGTTGGTGGTGCCAATGATCTCACCGACTTCTCTCGTGCACCAGGCACGACCGCCAAACCGACGCTATCGACCGTAAGCTCCAACATTAGTTCCCTCGGTCTGCAAGATGG AACTTGGTCATCAGGACGATCGAATTTAGCCGATGGGTGGCCAGACCCATCTTCTGCTGGTGTTGAACCGGAAAATAAAGACTGGGGAACTTTGGTCCCTGAGTTCGAACCAGGCAAGCCATGGAAGGTAAAG GGAGCACAGATGAAAATTGATGAAGATCCCAGTATTACACCAGGCAGTGTGGCACGTAGTCCATTGTCGATTTCGGCAGTCAAAGAGGCTGATTTGTTTGGTACAGGTGGTAAATCGTCTCCAACTGATACAATGGGCTTGACGTCTTCAACGTGGAGCTTCAATCCATCACAGCCAGGAGCAACCG CTGCCAGTACGGGCTCGGATCTTTGGGGAACCACAATGGGAAAAACTACCCGGGGGCCACCACCTGGGCTAGGTGCTAGTAAAAATACAGCTGCAGCAGCTAATGGTTGGACTGGTGGAGGCAGCGGAACCCAGCGTCCCGGAGCAGGTGGCAATTGGTCAGGTGGCAATAACTGGGGATCATCGTGGCTTTTGTTGAAAAATCTTACTTCACAG ATTGATGGTGCCACGCTACGTACTCTATGCATGCAACACGGACCGTTACAAAATTTGCAGTTATATTTGAATCATGGTTTAGCACTGTGTAAATACTCTTCCCGTGATGAAGCAAATAAAGCCCAACAGGCACTGAACAATTGCCCATTAGGCAGCACTACCATCGGGGCAGAGTGCCCTAGCGAAGCGGAAGTTCAAACATATTTGCAACAACTAGGTGCGCCGACAGGCAATATTCCTATTGGTATAGGTAACACTGGTGGTGGAATCAACAGCAGTGGTAGCGTCGTTCCACCAAGCAGCAGTGGCAGCGTGACTAGTGTTGCGCAATCCTGGCGTCAAACCCCAAGAGGGTCTG GGGCAGACACTTGGGGTTCTGGGTGGCCACCTTCCAATACAGGCGGTGCAGGCAACTTGTGGGCTCCACTTGAGGGAGGAGCTGAGCGAGGCACTCCTTCCAATTTGAACTCATTTTTGCCAGAAAGCTTACTAGGCCCTGAGCTAAATTAG
- the LOC129730341 gene encoding protein Gawky-like isoform X2 — MITNKSPTITVFRLRSDQKMLGCYIPIVLHRQLNGEKSLVKHATTIVWSCVPSEPRQITEATIPYANKSDYIYLTQSIGSSCDSREMLISIRFPLDDLDATRALFSHITELMRNTNTVTLKCDFNAYLNNVSISRNLALHACTTLNQGPVQVVNERQTIDETSSRRQSSYTKFDDLLVMVANERTLMKRAFFESPGWSLPRLRLCGGGEDSINNGTSAWGTPPGATNGTSAWGLANQQPPQAWAAAAANGGNTVNNNNQAATSQPQRQPSQPQDQNANKAPQQIPNVNNSSSNGGTPNAWNRNPSQPSGPNPNIANNNQQQAQSQQQQQPPQQQLVMGNNGTVATKSQLEMLSNMREALFSQDGWGYQHVNQDTNWEVPGSPEPGKMDTPNNNNATGGAAGGGQGQGQGGAGGGGAPNPAASGWKPCNQNNGTELWEANLRNGGAPPPPQPVQKAPWGPSTNIGGTWGEDDDSVEASVWNGSAAGANQPAAAPPAWGQNNPAMWPPGTAAGPNPVAVKKESDWSGVIGNSTGAAVNVPPAVAGWENRGGTAPAVNLSGPIGQSVPVEATREIRGDPRGISGRLNGNVGMWDQPNVQNLSAATKIVQGTLPAAVAGVNSQWNAQVPNKLPSSWDDPSSPMNTRPTLEENSGTIWNQGTLSRQNSNVSNWKDIPDNIIRNPIPRAPLAGGANLPLGPATRGVGLRGINSGIKTDNSLWGQNQGLPLNSSWDECSASGGWDDKSMSNNAPWNDFGQNTMWNKGKQTGGWPDPNDLIAGGSGADWTMNKPPNKMSPAEFIRSSKHYRMLCENGFKKEDVEYALRNTNMNFEESLDILQRHSAVGGLGDWRRPDEHPGTAFEAQFSSRFPAGPGTGMPFSQNQNLLNSLPGVGGANPNHAALKYLSQGPATAHSSFTQGPNPLAAAAVAGNQQNPQAQPSTQQLRMLVQQIQMAVHAGFLNHQILNQPLAPQTLLLLNQLLNHIRQMQHIQSNLARSGGATGVSTVQLTMQINKHKQQISQLQQQIAAQQAIYVKQQQQQQQQQQPHQPGGPHQPPGTPGSMNPGLGTADFLRQQELVSLQNNFADMGLNKDPVTPGVGFPPNATVNSNNPVNAGMTANTAGVTSQQSRLNQWKLPSIDKDGGVGGANDLTDFSRAPGTTAKPTLSTVSSNISSLGLQDGTWSSGRSNLADGWPDPSSAGVEPENKDWGTLVPEFEPGKPWKGAQMKIDEDPSITPGSVARSPLSISAVKEADLFGTGGKSSPTDTMGLTSSTWSFNPSQPGATGKMVTNAGKNVWPESISSTAASTGSDLWGTTMGKTTRGPPPGLGASKNTAAAANGWTGGGSGTQRPGAGGNWSGGNNWGSSWLLLKNLTSQIDGATLRTLCMQHGPLQNLQLYLNHGLALCKYSSRDEANKAQQALNNCPLGSTTIGAECPSEAEVQTYLQQLGAPTGNIPIGIGNTGGGINSSGSVVPPSSSGSVTSVAQSWRQTPRGSGADTWGSGWPPSNTGGAGNLWAPLEGGAERGTPSNLNSFLPESLLGPELN; from the exons ATGATAACGAATAAAAGTCCTACCATCACAGTGTTCCGATTACGATCGGATCAAAAAATGCTCGGCTGCTACATTCCAATAGTGTTACACCGTCAATTAAACGGTGAAAAATCGTTGGTGAAGCATGCTACTACCATCGTTTGGAGCTGCGTTCCTTCCGAACCACGACAAATCACGGAAGCAACTATCCCTTACGCAAACAAGTCTGACTATATCTACTTGACACAATCAATTGGCAGCAGCTGCGACAGCAGAGAAATGCTGATCTCAATAAGATTTCCATTGGATGACTTGGACGCCACTCGGGCGCTCTTTAGCCATATTACTGAGTTGATGCGAAACACTAATACTGTGACTTTGAAATGTGATTTTAATGCTTACCTGAATAATGTTAGTATTAGTCGTAATCTAGCCCTACACGCATGCACTACTTTAAACCAAGGTCCGGTGCAAGTAGTCAACGAGCGCCAAACTATCGACGAGACATCCAGTCGTCGGCAGAGCTCGTATACGAAATTTGATGACCTGTTGGTGATGGTTGCTAATGAAAGAACGCTGATGAAGCGTGCCTTTTTTGAATCTCCAGGATGGTCACTGCCACGTTTGCGGTTGTGCGGGGGTGGAGAAGATTCTATCAATAATGGTACCAGTGCTTGGGGAACACCTCCCGGTGCTACAAACGGCACTAGTGCTTGGGGTTTAGCTAACCAACAACCACCACAGGCGTGGGCAGCGGCTGCGGCTAATGGCGGTAACACTGTAAACAACAATAATCAAGCGGCAACGAGTCAACCACAACGTCAACCATCACAACCGCAAGACCAGAACGCAAATAAAGCACCACAACAGATTCCCAATGTAAACAACAGCAGTAGCAACGGTGGCACCCCGAATGCCTGGAATCGTAATCCATCGCAACCATCTGGTCCCAATCCGAACATTGCCAACAATAATCAACAGCAAGCTCAATCGCAGCAGCAACAG CAACCTCCACAACAGCAACTGGTGATGGGAAACAATGGAACTGTTGCTACCAAAAGTCAGTTAGAAATGCTGAGCAACATGCGTGAGGCTTTGTTTAGTCAAGATGGCTGGGGCTATCAACATGTTAACCAGGACACTAATTGGGAAGTACCAGGATCGCCTGAGCCAGGAAAAATGGATACTCCCAATAATAATAATGCAACCGGTGGAGCGGCTGGAGGAGGACAAGGGCAAGGACAAGGTGGAGCAGGAGGTGGTGGTGCACCTAATCCTGCTGCTTCCGGGTGGAAACCATGTAATCAAAATAATGGCACAGAACTGTGGGAGGCTAATCTTCGTAATGGGGGCGCTCCACCGCCACCACAACCGGTTCAGAAAGCTCCATGGGGACCGTCCACCAATATCGGTGGAACTTGGGGTGAAGACGATGATTCTGTCGAAGCAAGTGTTTGGAATGGCAGTGCTGCCGGTGCAAATCAACCAGCTGCTGCGCCACCTGCTTGGGGTCAAAACAATCCCGCTATGTGGCCTCCGGGAACAGCAGCAGGTCCCAATCCAGTTGCTGTAAAGAAGGAGAGCGATTGGTCTGGAGTTATTGGTAATAGTACTGGGGCTGCGGTTAACGTCCCGCCGGCTGTTGCGGGTTGGGAAAATAGGGGAGGAACAGCACCTGCTGTGAATTTATCTGGTCCTATAGGGCAGTCAGTACCCGTCGAGGCAACCCGTGAAATTCGAGGAGATCCTCGAGGAATATCAGGACGGTTGAACGGCAATGTTGGTATGTGGGATCAGCCCAATGTCCAGAATCTTTCCGCCGCTACAAAAATTGTACAAGGCACACTTCCAGCAGCGGTTGCCGGAGTTAATAGTCAATGGAATGCACAGGTTCCAAACAAACTACCCAGTAGCTGGGATGATCCGTCGTCACCAATGAATACACGTCCGACACTAGAAGAAAATTCTGGCACAATTTGGAACCAGGGAACTCTATCTCGTCAAAATTCCAATGTTTCAAACTGGAAGGATATACCGGATAACATAATTCGAAACCCAATTCCGCGCGCTCCTCTTGCAGGAGGCGCCAATTTACCACTTGGACCAGCCACTAGAGGTGTTGGATTAAGAGGAATTAATTCTGGAATAAAAACGGATAATAGTTTGTGGGGTCAAAATCAAGGTCTACCGTTGAATAGTTCATGGGATGAATGTAGCGCTAGTGGTGGCTGGGACGATAAGAGCATGAGTAATAATGCCCCTTGGAATGATTTCGGACAAAATACTATGTGGAATAAAGGCAAGCAAACAGGAGGATGGCCGGATCCGAATGATTTAATTGCCGGAGGTTCTGGAGCCGATTGGACAATGAATAAGCCACCGAACAAAATGAGTCCAGCAGAGTTCATACGCAGTAGCAAACATTACCGCATGCTGTGTGAAAACGGTTTTAAGAAGGAGGATGTGGAGTATGCTCTGCGTAACACAAATATGAACTTTGAAGAATCTTTGGACATATTGCAGCGACATAGCGCTGTAGGCGGTTTGGGAGATTGGAGACGTCCTGACGAGCATCCGGGAACTGCTTTTGAAGCTCAGTTTTCAAGTAGATTTCCGGCAGGTCCTGGAACTGGAATGCCGTTTTCGCAG AACCAAAATTTGCTTAACAGCTTACCTGGGGTTGGCGGTGCCAACCCGAATCATGCGGCTTTGAAATATCTTTCTCAAGGTCCAGCAACAGCGCATTCATCTTTCACTCAAGGCCCAAATCCATTGGCAGCCGCAGCTGTTGCTGGCAATCAACAGAATCCGCAAGCACAACCTTCCACTCAACAACTGCGAATGCTCGTCCAGCAGATCCAAATGGCTGTTCATGCTGGGTTCCTCAATCATCAAATATTAAATCAACCGTTAGCTCCGCAAACTTTGTTATTGTTGAATCAGTTGCTCAACCATATTAGA CAAATGCAACACATTCAAAGTAACTTGGCTCGAAGCGGTGGGGCAACTGGTGTTAGCACCGTACAGCTGACAATGCAAATTAATAAACACAAGCAACAGATCTCGCAACTTCAGCAGCAAATTGCAGCACAGCAAGCTATTTATGTaaaacagcagcaacagcaacagcagcagcaacaaccacACCAGCCAGGCGGTCCTCACCAACCTCCTGGAACACCTGGATCGATGAATCCCGGTTTAGGAACGGCAGATTTTTTGCGCCAGCAGGAATTGGTGTCACTGCAAAATAACTTCGCGGATATGGGGCTTAATAAAGATCCTGTTACTCCAGGTGTTGGCTTTCCTCCAAATGCTACTGTTAATAGCAACAATCCAGTTAATGCCGGCATGACAGCCAACACCGCTGGTGTTACTAGTCAACAGTCTCGCTTGAATCAGTGGAAACTGCCATCGATCGATAAAGATGGAGGTGTTGGTGGTGCCAATGATCTCACCGACTTCTCTCGTGCACCAGGCACGACCGCCAAACCGACGCTATCGACCGTAAGCTCCAACATTAGTTCCCTCGGTCTGCAAGATGG AACTTGGTCATCAGGACGATCGAATTTAGCCGATGGGTGGCCAGACCCATCTTCTGCTGGTGTTGAACCGGAAAATAAAGACTGGGGAACTTTGGTCCCTGAGTTCGAACCAGGCAAGCCATGGAAG GGAGCACAGATGAAAATTGATGAAGATCCCAGTATTACACCAGGCAGTGTGGCACGTAGTCCATTGTCGATTTCGGCAGTCAAAGAGGCTGATTTGTTTGGTACAGGTGGTAAATCGTCTCCAACTGATACAATGGGCTTGACGTCTTCAACGTGGAGCTTCAATCCATCACAGCCAGGAGCAACCGGTAAGATGGTTACCAACGCAGGAAAAAATGTATGGCCAGAAAGTATTTCATCCACAGCTGCCAGTACGGGCTCGGATCTTTGGGGAACCACAATGGGAAAAACTACCCGGGGGCCACCACCTGGGCTAGGTGCTAGTAAAAATACAGCTGCAGCAGCTAATGGTTGGACTGGTGGAGGCAGCGGAACCCAGCGTCCCGGAGCAGGTGGCAATTGGTCAGGTGGCAATAACTGGGGATCATCGTGGCTTTTGTTGAAAAATCTTACTTCACAG ATTGATGGTGCCACGCTACGTACTCTATGCATGCAACACGGACCGTTACAAAATTTGCAGTTATATTTGAATCATGGTTTAGCACTGTGTAAATACTCTTCCCGTGATGAAGCAAATAAAGCCCAACAGGCACTGAACAATTGCCCATTAGGCAGCACTACCATCGGGGCAGAGTGCCCTAGCGAAGCGGAAGTTCAAACATATTTGCAACAACTAGGTGCGCCGACAGGCAATATTCCTATTGGTATAGGTAACACTGGTGGTGGAATCAACAGCAGTGGTAGCGTCGTTCCACCAAGCAGCAGTGGCAGCGTGACTAGTGTTGCGCAATCCTGGCGTCAAACCCCAAGAGGGTCTG GGGCAGACACTTGGGGTTCTGGGTGGCCACCTTCCAATACAGGCGGTGCAGGCAACTTGTGGGCTCCACTTGAGGGAGGAGCTGAGCGAGGCACTCCTTCCAATTTGAACTCATTTTTGCCAGAAAGCTTACTAGGCCCTGAGCTAAATTAG